From the genome of Vicia villosa cultivar HV-30 ecotype Madison, WI linkage group LG2, Vvil1.0, whole genome shotgun sequence, one region includes:
- the LOC131646684 gene encoding probable LRR receptor-like serine/threonine-protein kinase At3g47570, with translation MKSFSLLSPIILCLCLLFLFTLCFLSFGPNKIVAVALGNQTDHLALLKFKESISSDPYTTLESWNSSIHFCMWPGITCSPMHQRVIELNLKGYELHGSLSPHVGNLTFLISLNLSNNSFSGEIPQELGKLLQLQQLRLNNNSFAGQIPTNLTYCSDLTDLYLHKNNLIGKIPFEVGSLKKLQSFSVWRNSLTGGISSFIGNLSSLARFSCDDNNIQGDIPREICRLKNLSFLLLGVNKFSGTIPSCLYNISSLTVFSVTENNFHGSLPLNMFNTLPNLQTFFIGQNQFSGPIPTSIINASAIIWFDIGTNYFVGQVPSLGRLEHLHFLNLEGNNLGSNSTKDWEFLKTLTNCSVLYEFSICCNNFGGILPSSIGNLSSELAILDLANNRISGNVPAELGSLVGLINLNMIYNQFVGNIPTTFGKFREMQKLMLSGNKFSGDIPKLIGNLSQLYYLDLHLNMFEGNIPPSIENCQKLQYLDLSHNKLRGTIPLEVFNLFSLSNLLDLSHNSLRGSLPREVGMLKNIGWFDVSENCLSGDIPITIGKCISLEHLHLQGNSFNGTIPSSLASLRGLQYLDLSRNQLSGSIPDVLQNIPSLKHLNISFNMLEGVVPTDGVFGNATQVGLVGNKKLCGGISKLHPPACPVKDRKHTKHNKFMLVVISVVSFLVILAVFITIYSMRKRNQKRSFDSPTIDQLDKVSYQELHQGTDGFSTNNLIGSGSFCSVYKGSLVSEDNVVAIKVLNLNKKGAHKSFIAECNALKNIRHRNLVKIITCCSSSDYKGQEFKALVFHYMKNGSLEQWLHPEILNEEHRTTLDISHRLNIITDVASALHYLHQECEQVILHCDLKPSNVLLDDEMVAHVGDFGIARLVSNIGGTSHNDTSTIGIKGTVGYTPPEYGMGSEVSTCGDMYSFGILMLEMLTGRRPTDEYFEDGQNLRDFVANSFPDNLIRILDPGIVSRDTQEKIQGEICENLIPAIDEECLVSLFRIGLICSTEPPNERMNIVDVTKELSIIRKTFFKGEINLYFYMFI, from the exons ATGAAGTCCTTTTCTCTCTTGTCACCTATAATTTTATGCCTATGTCTGCTTTTTCTCTTTACCTTATGTTTTCTATCCTTTGGTCCAAACAAAATTGTGGCAGTGGCATTAGGAAATCAAACTGATCATTTGGCATTACTCAAATTCAAAGAATCAATATCCAGCGATCCTTATACAACTCTTGAATCTTGGAACTCTTCCATCCACTTCTGCATGTGGCCTGGAATCACATGCAGCCCCATGCATCAAAGAGTTATAGAGTTGAACTTAAAAGGATATGAGTTACATGGATCTTTATCTCCTCATGTTGGAAATCTCACTTTTCTGATATCTCTCAACCTTAGCAAcaacagcttctctggagaaatTCCACAGGAGTTAGGTAAGTTGCTACAATTGCAACAACTTCGTCTCAACAATAACTCATTTGCAGGTCAAATTCCTACAAACTTGACATATTGCTCCGATCTCACGGACTTGTATTTACACAAGAACAATCTAATTGGCAAAATACCATTTGAAGTTGGCTCTTTGAAAAAGCTCCAATCATTTAGTGTTTGGCGAAACAGTTTAACCGGAGGAATCTCTTCCTTCATAGGGAATCTTTCAAGCTTAGCGCGTTTTTCATGTGATGATAACAACATACAAGGAGATATTCCACGAGAAATATGTCGCCTCAAAAACTTGTCATTTTTACTTTTGGGAGTGAACAAATTTTCTGGTACCATTCCTTCTTGTCTTTACAACATCTCATCACTTACTGTATTTTCTGTCACAGAGAATAACTTTCATGGCTCTCTTCCACTCAACATGTTCAACACCCTCCCCAATCTCCAAACTTTTTTCATTGGACAAAATCAATTTTCAGGCCCAATCCCTACTTCCATAATAAATGCATCTGCCATTATATGGTTTGATATTGGTACAAATTATTTTGTAGGACAAGTTCCAAGTTTAGGAAGGCTAGAACATTTACATTTTCTGAATTTGGAAGGCAACAATTTAGGTAGCAATTCAACTAAGGATTGGGAGTTCTTAAAAACTTTGACAAACTGTAGTGTGTTGTATGAGTTTTCTATTTGCTGTAATAACTTTGGAGGCATTCTACCAAGTTCTATAGGCAATTTATCCTCTGAGCTTGCAATACTAGATCTTGCAAATAATAGGATATCAGGAAATGTTCCTGCTGAATTAGGATCTCTAGTTGGCTtaattaatttgaacatgatcTATAACCAATTTGTAGGAAATATTCCAACTACTTTTGGGAAGTTTCGAGAGATGCAAAAGTTAATGTTGAGCGGAAACAAGTTTTCAGGAGATATACCGAAACTTATAGGGAACCTTAGTCAATTGTATTATTTAGATTTACATCTTAATATGTTTGAAGGAAATATTCCTCCAAGCATAGAAAACTGTCAAAAGTTACAATATCTAGATCTTTCGCATAATAAGCTTAGAGGAACCATCCCTTTAgaggtttttaatcttttttCCTTGTCAAATTTACTTGACTTGTCACATAACTCTTTGAGAGGTAGCTTACCAAGAGAAGTAGGTATGCTAAAAAATATCGGTTGGTTTGATGTCTCTGAGAATTGTTTATCAGGTGATATTCCTATAACTATAGGTAAATGCATAAGTTTAGAACACCTTCATTTGCAAGGGAACTCCTTCAACGGAACAATACCATCTTCTTTGGCTTCTCTCAGAGGTCTTCAATATTTAGACCTTTCAAGAAATCAATTGTCTGGATCGATCCCGGATGTTTTACAGAATATTCCTAGTTTAAAACACTTGAATATTTCTTTTAACATGTTGGAAGGTGTGGTACCAACTGACGGTGTCTTTGGAAATGCAACTCAAGTAGGATTGGTTGGAAACAAAAAGCTTTGTGGAGGTATTTCAAAGTTGCATCCACCGGCATGCCCTGTCAAGGATAGGAAACACACAAAACACAATAAATTCATGTTGGTAGTGATTAGTGTGGTTTCTTTTCTTGTCATACTTGCAGTTTTTATAACTATCTACTCGATGAGGAAAAGAAACCAGAAACGATCTTTTGATTCACCAACAATTGATCAACTAGATAAGGTTTCATACCAAGAGTTACATCAAGGAACAGATGGGTTCTCAACTAATAACTTGATCGGATCAGGAAGTttttgttctgtgtacaaaggtAGTCTTGTGTCAGAAGATAATGTTGTTGCCATAAAGGTTTTGAACCTCAATAAGAAGGGAGCTCACAAAAGTTTTATTGCTGAATGCAATGCGCTCAAAAATATTAGACATCGAAACTTAGTTAAGATTATAACATGTTGTTCTAGTTCAGATTATAAAggtcaagaattcaaagctttagTTTTTCATTACATGAAAAATGGAAGCTTAGAACAATGGTTGCATCCTGAAATTTTAAATGAAGAGCATCGAACAACATTGGACATCAGTCATAGATTAAACATCATTACTGATGTTGCTTCAGCATTACATTATCTTCATCAAGAATGTGAACAAGTGATCCTTCATTGTGACCTAAAGCCAAGTAATGTCCTTCTTGATGATGAGATGGTTGCTCATGTGGGTGATTTTGGCATAGCTAGACTTGTCTCGAACATTGGTGGTACCTCTCACAATGATACAAGTACAATCGGAATAAAAGGGACTGTTGGCTATACTCCTCCAG AGTATGGAATGGGCTCTGAAGTGTCTACATGCGGTGACATGTATAGTTTTGGAATCCTGATGTTGGAAATGCTTACTGGTAGAAGACCTACAGATGAATATTTTGAAGATGGCCAAAATCTGCGTGACTTTGTTGCAAACTCATTTCCTGATAATCTTATAAGGATTTTGGACCCAGGTATTGTATCAAGAGATACACAAGAAAAAATACAAGGTGAAATTTGTGAGAATCTTATTCCAGCGATTGACGAGGAGTGCTTAGTTTCACTTTTTAGAATTGGACTTATTTGTTCGACGGAACCACCAAACGAAAGAATGAATATTGTGGATGTGACTAAAGAGCTTAGCATAATCAGAAAAACTTTTTTCAAAGGTgagataaatttatatttttatatgtttatttga